In one Moritella sp. 5 genomic region, the following are encoded:
- a CDS encoding efflux RND transporter permease subunit: MIKKIIEWSIHNRVMVLLATLIVLIYGSFVIKNTPIDAIPDLSDVQVIIKTSYPGQAPQVVEDQVTYPLTTVMLSVPGAKTVRGYSFFGDSYVYIIFDDGTDMYWARSRVLEYLSQVTPNLPSTAKPALGPDATGVGWVYSYALTDTSGNHDLSQLRSIQDWFLKYELQTVPGVSEVATVGGMVKQYQISVNPDKLRSYQIPLSLITNAIKRGNQEAGASVIEMAEAEYMVRANGYISSIDDLKNIPLKLSNTGTPLLLGDVADIVLGPQMRRGVSELNGEGEVVGGIIVMRYSENARDVIAAVKDKLQTLQASLPEGVEIVPTYDRSTLIDNAVENLYLKLLEEFLVVIVVCALFLFHIRSSLVVLVSLPIGILVAFIVMSWQGINANIMSLGGIAIAIGAMVDGAIVMVENVHKHIEKTPLTDKNRWQIISKAAAEVGPALFFSLLIITFSFVPVFVLEGQEGKMFAPLAFTKTYAMAASAGLAVTLVPILMGYFIRGRVLPEHKNPINRGLIALYRPALAFSLKAPVLLLCIVIGLIAVGFYPVNKIGSEFIPPLDEGDLMYMPTTYPGISIGKARELLQQTNKLIKTVPEVERVWGKAGRAETATDAAPLTMIETFITLKPKAEWREGVTSESIRQELDKLVQFPGLTNAWVMPIKTRIDMLATGIKTPIGIKIAGEKLAEIEKIGKQIEKILLNVPGTASAYAERVVGGRYVKIDIEREKAARYGLNIADVQEVISTAVGGVNVTQTIEGLERYPVNIRYPQSYRDSIEQMKLLPLITPLGARIALSDVANIYVEDGAPMIKTENARPNGWIYVDIEARDLGSYVVDAQQAVAEQLVLPAGYSITWSGQYEYMQRAKETLSVVIPATLAIIVLLLYLAFRRVGEVLLILGTLPLAMIGGIWLLYLLDYNFSIAVGVGFIALAGVSVEIGVIMLVYLNQSLASAQAAGNFTKAKLQQAVMDGAGLRVRPIMMTVATVIIGLIPIMYGDGTGSQVMQRIAAPMIGGMASAIILTLLVLPASFYLWKSISLKSQMIDIKEAIHQKKS; encoded by the coding sequence ATGATCAAAAAAATAATTGAATGGTCGATACACAATCGTGTCATGGTATTACTGGCTACTTTGATCGTCCTTATCTACGGTAGTTTTGTGATCAAAAATACCCCGATTGATGCCATCCCAGATCTCTCTGATGTACAGGTTATCATTAAAACCAGTTATCCAGGGCAAGCACCACAAGTTGTTGAAGATCAAGTCACCTACCCACTGACGACGGTGATGTTATCGGTGCCTGGCGCCAAAACAGTGCGCGGTTACTCTTTCTTTGGTGACTCTTATGTTTACATTATCTTTGATGATGGTACTGACATGTACTGGGCTCGCTCGCGTGTTTTAGAATATTTATCGCAAGTGACTCCGAATCTACCCAGCACTGCAAAACCAGCACTGGGGCCTGATGCAACGGGTGTGGGTTGGGTATATTCGTACGCACTAACCGATACCAGTGGTAATCACGATCTAAGCCAACTTCGCAGTATTCAAGATTGGTTTTTAAAATATGAATTACAGACCGTACCCGGAGTATCGGAAGTCGCGACTGTCGGGGGTATGGTTAAGCAATATCAGATCAGTGTGAACCCTGATAAGCTGCGCAGTTACCAGATCCCATTATCATTAATCACGAATGCGATTAAACGCGGTAATCAGGAAGCGGGAGCCAGCGTCATCGAGATGGCGGAAGCCGAATACATGGTGCGTGCAAATGGTTATATCAGCTCAATCGATGACTTGAAAAACATCCCCTTAAAACTCAGTAATACTGGCACACCTTTATTACTCGGTGATGTCGCTGATATTGTACTGGGTCCACAAATGCGTCGTGGCGTTTCCGAACTAAACGGTGAAGGCGAAGTGGTTGGTGGTATTATTGTCATGCGCTACAGCGAAAATGCCCGTGACGTTATTGCCGCAGTCAAAGACAAACTACAAACATTACAAGCCTCGTTACCGGAAGGTGTTGAAATTGTTCCTACCTATGATCGTTCAACATTAATCGACAATGCGGTCGAAAACCTTTACCTGAAATTATTGGAAGAATTTCTTGTCGTTATTGTAGTTTGCGCATTATTCCTATTCCATATTCGCAGCTCATTAGTCGTATTAGTCAGTTTACCCATCGGTATTCTCGTTGCCTTCATCGTAATGTCATGGCAAGGCATCAATGCCAATATCATGTCCCTAGGTGGGATCGCGATAGCCATTGGCGCGATGGTCGATGGGGCAATTGTGATGGTCGAAAACGTCCATAAACATATTGAGAAAACCCCGTTAACGGATAAAAACCGTTGGCAGATCATCAGTAAAGCGGCTGCAGAAGTCGGTCCGGCATTATTCTTTTCGTTACTGATTATTACTTTCAGCTTTGTCCCCGTGTTCGTACTGGAAGGCCAAGAAGGTAAAATGTTTGCCCCGCTCGCCTTTACTAAAACTTATGCGATGGCGGCATCAGCTGGACTAGCAGTTACTTTAGTACCGATTTTAATGGGCTACTTTATTCGCGGTAGGGTTTTACCTGAACATAAAAACCCAATCAACCGTGGTTTAATCGCATTATACCGTCCGGCATTGGCATTCTCTCTCAAAGCGCCAGTACTGCTACTTTGTATCGTTATTGGCCTTATCGCTGTCGGCTTTTATCCTGTAAATAAGATCGGTAGTGAATTTATTCCACCGCTTGATGAAGGGGATCTCATGTATATGCCAACCACTTACCCAGGCATCAGCATAGGTAAAGCCAGAGAGTTATTACAGCAAACCAATAAGTTAATCAAAACTGTGCCCGAAGTAGAACGCGTATGGGGTAAAGCAGGTCGCGCCGAAACCGCCACCGATGCAGCACCATTAACCATGATTGAAACGTTCATCACTTTAAAACCGAAAGCCGAATGGCGAGAAGGGGTTACCTCTGAGAGTATACGTCAGGAACTTGATAAATTAGTCCAATTTCCGGGCTTAACCAACGCTTGGGTAATGCCAATCAAAACCCGTATTGATATGTTAGCCACAGGCATCAAAACGCCGATTGGTATCAAGATCGCGGGTGAAAAACTTGCTGAGATTGAAAAAATTGGTAAACAGATAGAAAAAATCTTACTTAACGTACCCGGTACCGCATCCGCTTATGCTGAACGTGTTGTTGGCGGACGTTATGTGAAAATTGATATCGAGCGTGAAAAAGCGGCACGCTATGGGCTGAATATTGCGGATGTACAAGAAGTCATATCCACAGCAGTAGGCGGGGTTAACGTCACTCAAACCATTGAAGGATTAGAGCGTTACCCGGTAAATATTCGTTACCCTCAATCTTATCGAGACAGTATTGAGCAAATGAAATTATTACCACTGATAACACCATTAGGTGCAAGAATCGCCTTAAGTGATGTCGCAAACATCTACGTCGAAGACGGTGCACCTATGATCAAAACCGAGAATGCCCGCCCTAATGGTTGGATTTATGTGGACATTGAAGCCCGAGATCTCGGCTCTTATGTAGTCGATGCCCAGCAAGCTGTAGCCGAGCAATTAGTATTACCCGCAGGGTATTCAATTACCTGGTCGGGACAATACGAATATATGCAGCGTGCCAAAGAGACTCTATCCGTGGTGATCCCAGCAACGCTCGCGATTATCGTGTTATTACTGTATCTCGCCTTTAGACGTGTGGGTGAAGTATTACTGATCCTCGGTACACTCCCATTAGCCATGATTGGTGGTATCTGGTTATTATATTTACTCGACTACAATTTCTCAATCGCCGTAGGGGTTGGTTTTATCGCCCTAGCTGGTGTCTCTGTCGAAATCGGCGTGATCATGCTCGTTTATTTAAACCAATCGTTAGCAAGCGCACAAGCTGCGGGTAACTTCACTAAAGCCAAATTACAGCAAGCAGTGATGGATGGCGCAGGCTTACGTGTCCGTCCAATTATGATGACAGTGGCAACCGTGATCATCGGCTTAATCCCAATTATGTATGGTGACGGTACGGGTTCACAGGTAATGCAACGCATCGCCGCACCTATGATTGGAGGCATGGCATCAGCGATCATTCTGACACTATTAGTATTACCTGCGTCTTTCTACCTGTGGAAATCCATCAGCTTAAAGTCCCAGATGATTGATATAAAGGAAGCAATACATCAAAAAAAGTCATAA
- a CDS encoding TolC family protein, with protein MLSKIYLGLFALLTINANAQQLTLAIAEDTALQRDPSAILYSAQQARLKAQGISQSQLADPMIKFGLSNVPVDNFSLSDDPMTQFSLGLSQQFSAGDTLELTAKGFSLQTQQSIQFAENRQLELKLQIRELWFDISFAKIAQTILAKNKQLFSQHVTNLYRQFELGYRQNQDLIKAELELAKFDDKIAAFAQQEQALRGQLVSWIGPQAFDEFDSQLPTWPQSLEYAQQANLKHYRLLADHPQVLAAQQAIDVAQNNIATANESYKPAFKVDIGYGHREALDMASGSSRSDLISGSITMNIPLFTSNRQDQVVIAAAQGRGIKQAEKDLLLIKFNGILNGAIANFSNTQARMQRYQDTLLVQAKANSDAAIQGYQANTNDFEQVIKALMDEQALTLEYQQLHFQNLKTLARIRYFQAL; from the coding sequence ATGCTATCAAAAATTTATTTGGGGCTATTCGCATTACTGACTATAAATGCCAATGCTCAACAATTAACGCTCGCGATTGCAGAAGACACTGCCCTACAACGCGATCCTTCAGCAATCTTATACAGTGCCCAACAAGCACGTTTAAAAGCACAAGGCATTAGCCAATCTCAGCTTGCAGACCCTATGATTAAATTCGGTTTATCCAATGTGCCTGTTGATAATTTCTCATTATCCGATGATCCAATGACCCAATTTAGTCTTGGTTTATCACAACAGTTTTCAGCGGGTGATACCCTGGAGTTAACAGCGAAAGGGTTCTCACTACAAACACAACAGAGCATACAATTCGCAGAAAATCGCCAATTAGAACTAAAACTACAGATCCGAGAATTATGGTTTGATATTAGCTTTGCCAAAATAGCCCAAACCATTCTCGCTAAAAATAAGCAATTATTTAGCCAGCATGTTACCAACCTCTACCGTCAATTTGAGCTAGGTTATCGTCAAAACCAAGATTTGATTAAAGCAGAATTAGAACTCGCCAAGTTTGATGACAAAATTGCCGCATTTGCGCAGCAAGAGCAAGCGCTGCGCGGGCAACTCGTCTCTTGGATTGGGCCTCAAGCGTTTGATGAATTTGATTCTCAGCTACCAACGTGGCCGCAAAGCCTTGAATATGCACAGCAAGCGAATCTAAAACACTATCGGTTACTGGCTGATCACCCACAGGTATTAGCCGCGCAACAAGCCATTGACGTAGCTCAAAATAATATAGCCACCGCTAATGAATCCTATAAACCAGCCTTTAAAGTTGATATTGGTTACGGTCATCGTGAAGCGCTAGATATGGCGTCCGGATCCAGCCGTAGTGATTTAATCAGTGGTTCCATCACAATGAACATTCCTCTATTCACGAGTAACCGCCAAGATCAAGTAGTTATAGCGGCCGCTCAAGGTAGGGGGATTAAGCAAGCAGAAAAAGATCTATTACTGATTAAATTCAATGGCATATTAAATGGTGCTATCGCTAATTTCAGTAATACCCAAGCCAGAATGCAGCGCTACCAAGACACCCTTCTAGTGCAAGCTAAAGCCAATAGTGATGCCGCAATACAAGGTTATCAAGCCAATACCAATGATTTTGAACAAGTCATCAAAGCATTAATGGATGAACAAGCACTCACGCTTGAATATCAGCAATTGCACTTTCAAAATTTAAAAACCTTAGCTCGCATTCGTTATTTTCAAGCATTATAG
- a CDS encoding Qnr family pentapeptide repeat protein — MKTIDNTFIEEDFADQDLESMIFTRCYFYRCDFNHAQLSDAEFIDCQFIERGDITGCRFDYADLKGASFKNCDLSMTKFTGAECFGIEFRSCNLKGADFSRASFANYITAKTFFCSAYITQCNLSYANLVDQRIEKCDLYENRWTGCNLLGASLQGSDLSRGEFSADMWSQFNLQHCNLSHVDLTGLDPRRVNLHGTRICSWQQEQLLAPFGLIIIGD; from the coding sequence ATGAAGACTATCGATAACACATTTATTGAAGAAGATTTTGCTGATCAAGACTTAGAGTCGATGATCTTTACTCGCTGTTATTTTTATCGCTGTGATTTCAATCATGCGCAATTAAGTGATGCCGAGTTTATTGATTGTCAGTTTATCGAACGCGGTGATATTACAGGTTGCCGATTTGATTATGCTGACTTAAAAGGCGCGAGTTTTAAAAACTGCGATTTAAGTATGACTAAATTTACTGGCGCAGAATGTTTTGGTATTGAGTTTCGTAGTTGTAATTTGAAAGGGGCTGATTTTAGTCGTGCTAGCTTTGCCAATTATATTACGGCTAAAACCTTCTTTTGTTCTGCTTATATAACCCAGTGTAACTTGAGCTACGCCAATCTTGTCGATCAACGTATCGAAAAATGCGACTTATATGAAAATCGCTGGACAGGCTGCAACTTACTGGGCGCTTCTTTACAAGGGTCTGATTTGAGTCGAGGTGAATTTTCGGCAGACATGTGGTCGCAGTTTAATTTACAGCACTGTAATTTAAGCCACGTTGATTTAACGGGTTTAGATCCGAGACGGGTTAATTTACATGGTACACGTATTTGTAGTTGGCAGCAGGAACAGCTATTAGCACCATTTGGATTAATAATTATTGGTGATTAA
- a CDS encoding lipoprotein: protein MSQVRKTTFITLVFMFSAGLLSGCGISGPLYAPGTGPDAKKAQQIQVATPVTENVNSDDATGKTPSSEAE, encoded by the coding sequence ATGAGCCAAGTAAGAAAAACAACATTTATTACATTAGTCTTTATGTTTAGCGCTGGTTTACTCAGTGGTTGTGGTATTTCAGGTCCTTTATATGCACCTGGCACGGGACCCGATGCTAAAAAAGCACAACAAATCCAGGTAGCAACACCGGTTACAGAAAATGTGAATAGTGATGACGCAACTGGCAAGACGCCAAGTAGCGAAGCAGAATAA
- a CDS encoding class I adenylate cyclase has product MQSKIVELKHKAKLFNQLRLDRALSIMDDNGREVTAILPLLLHFNHPNLPVYLDEPVPQGICLFIPDEQQQDYLTSLNVALDDDKCATCSPIYSLYAMGSTGSIGQNWRSDLDIWVCHDPAMSNEDTQFLEQKCTLITAWAETFNVEVNFFLIAEDKFRKVNNAVMTKESCGSAQHFLLLDEFYRSALRIAGKPSLWHILPVEFDNNYDDYVDQLVADGVLDRNEWVDLGGFPCIPAEEYFGSALWQLYKGIDSPYKAVLKTLLMEAYSAEYPNNRLLSQIMKENFQLASSQQLELSHDTYYQILMKVTAYLEKIGDTARVDLLRRCFYLKMFSGNCANEKNARPEWHRTSVAEVISEWNWHPDRIAHLDNRDNWKIEQVQEAHPELLDAMMKGYRNLIGFARRNNISESINPADIGILSRKLYAAFESLPGKVTFINPQISPDLSEQQLSFVQVPDGRFNNSGWYLYNSSLEPMQIVGRKPLEHNGYLSKLVAWSYFNGLMTDNTQVEIFNQDSDMNRDVLNSFCKDLKNKFPIQAKPASNQALSRPCEIRDLSIFLNLEHDPTNHWGGRIIEFDTNTSDVFSFGDCKACLVGSIDLIYRNSWNEVRTLHFSGQERIVDALTTIMGKMHQDATEPDSIKIFCYSLHFRGLIRHSFERLVRDCISTRLQRDKDQIVKMLTISDDRFGIYFERRGVSIRKLETSLDLYNHISERKLEQMPLRIDKTTTAEGTPLAVESHSSEGLVQFFFENYKNGFNVYIVDEANRVETYQHLSGNKDELIKGVHRFYTNSQEESRNEGTFANFNLPQFYDIVRSENKELEVIPYVSSK; this is encoded by the coding sequence TTGCAGAGTAAAATTGTTGAACTGAAACATAAAGCTAAGTTGTTTAATCAACTTAGACTTGATCGCGCCTTATCCATTATGGATGATAACGGGCGTGAAGTGACAGCTATCCTACCTCTTTTACTGCATTTTAATCACCCAAATCTACCTGTTTATCTTGATGAACCCGTACCTCAGGGAATCTGTTTATTTATCCCCGATGAACAACAACAAGATTATTTAACCTCATTAAATGTAGCACTAGATGATGATAAATGTGCCACTTGTTCTCCTATATATAGCTTATATGCAATGGGGAGCACGGGCTCTATTGGTCAAAATTGGCGTAGTGATTTAGATATTTGGGTATGTCATGATCCGGCTATGAGTAATGAGGATACTCAGTTTCTAGAGCAAAAATGTACATTGATAACGGCGTGGGCAGAAACCTTTAATGTTGAAGTTAACTTTTTCTTGATTGCTGAAGATAAATTTAGAAAAGTGAATAATGCGGTAATGACGAAAGAGAGTTGTGGCAGTGCCCAACATTTCTTATTACTGGATGAATTTTATCGTAGTGCCTTACGGATCGCGGGTAAGCCTAGTTTATGGCATATTTTACCGGTTGAATTTGATAATAATTATGATGATTATGTTGATCAGCTGGTTGCCGACGGGGTCCTTGACCGTAACGAGTGGGTTGATTTAGGTGGTTTTCCTTGTATCCCTGCCGAAGAATACTTTGGTTCTGCGTTGTGGCAATTATATAAAGGTATCGACTCTCCTTATAAGGCGGTATTGAAAACCTTATTAATGGAAGCTTATTCGGCTGAATATCCAAATAACCGTTTATTATCGCAGATAATGAAAGAAAATTTTCAGTTGGCGTCTTCACAACAGCTGGAACTGTCGCACGATACCTATTACCAGATCTTAATGAAAGTAACCGCTTATCTCGAAAAAATAGGTGATACTGCGCGTGTAGATTTACTACGTCGCTGTTTTTATTTAAAAATGTTTAGCGGTAATTGCGCTAATGAGAAAAATGCCCGTCCAGAATGGCACCGTACCTCTGTCGCTGAAGTCATTAGTGAGTGGAATTGGCATCCTGACCGTATTGCTCATCTCGATAATCGTGATAACTGGAAGATCGAACAAGTTCAGGAAGCGCATCCTGAATTGCTTGATGCGATGATGAAGGGTTATCGTAATCTGATTGGTTTCGCCCGTCGTAATAATATTAGTGAATCGATTAATCCTGCGGATATTGGTATTTTATCTCGTAAATTATATGCTGCGTTCGAATCGCTACCCGGTAAAGTGACTTTTATTAATCCACAGATCTCGCCTGATTTGTCTGAGCAACAATTAAGTTTCGTGCAAGTACCCGACGGTCGTTTTAATAATTCGGGTTGGTATTTATATAACTCTTCGTTAGAGCCGATGCAGATTGTTGGTCGTAAGCCTTTAGAACATAACGGCTATCTGAGTAAATTGGTGGCTTGGAGCTATTTTAATGGATTAATGACCGATAACACTCAGGTCGAAATTTTCAATCAAGACTCAGATATGAACAGAGATGTATTGAATTCATTCTGTAAAGATCTTAAAAACAAATTCCCAATTCAAGCAAAACCGGCCTCAAATCAGGCTTTGAGTCGTCCTTGTGAGATCCGTGATTTATCTATTTTTCTAAACTTAGAGCACGATCCGACTAATCACTGGGGTGGTCGAATTATTGAGTTTGATACTAATACCAGCGATGTATTCTCATTTGGTGACTGTAAAGCCTGTTTAGTGGGTAGTATTGATCTGATTTATCGTAATTCTTGGAATGAAGTGCGTACATTGCACTTTTCTGGTCAAGAACGTATTGTTGATGCATTAACCACGATCATGGGCAAGATGCATCAAGATGCGACAGAACCCGATTCCATTAAAATATTTTGCTATAGCTTACATTTTCGTGGCTTGATTCGTCATAGCTTCGAACGTTTGGTGCGAGATTGTATTAGTACCCGATTACAGCGCGATAAAGATCAGATTGTTAAAATGCTGACTATTAGTGACGACCGCTTTGGTATTTATTTTGAGCGTCGTGGTGTGTCTATTCGTAAACTTGAAACATCACTCGATCTGTATAACCATATCTCTGAGCGTAAGCTAGAACAAATGCCACTACGAATTGATAAAACTACCACGGCAGAAGGCACGCCTTTAGCTGTGGAATCTCATTCGTCAGAAGGTTTAGTACAGTTCTTTTTTGAAAACTATAAAAATGGTTTTAACGTTTATATTGTCGATGAAGCCAATCGCGTGGAAACTTACCAACATCTTAGTGGTAATAAAGATGAATTAATCAAAGGTGTTCATCGCTTTTATACTAATTCACAAGAAGAATCACGTAACGAAGGTACATTTGCCAATTTCAATTTACCGCAATTTTACGATATCGTTCGTTCAGAAAATAAAGAATTAGAAGTAATTCCTTACGTATCCTCTAAATAA
- the lysA gene encoding diaminopimelate decarboxylase, which translates to MDYFNYQDDGQLFAEQCAVADVADKFGTPTYVYSRATIERHWHAFNDAAGAHPHLVCYAVKANSNIAVLNVLARLGSGFDIVSGGELLRVIAAGGDASKVVFSGVGKTIAEINLALDHHIHCFNVESTAELERINDVAVGRGIQAPISIRVNPNIDAGTHPYISTGLKENKFGIDIDLAEGVYQAASKMPGIKLKGVDCHIGSQLTELSPFLDAVDKLLLLIDKLSSQGIVLEHLDVGGGLGVSYDGETPPQPAEYAQALKDKLAGRKLSLIFEPGRAIMANAGVLVSKVEYIKLTEHKNFAIVDAAMNDLIRPALYSAWQAIAPVNKSLERECLNYDVVGPICETGDFLGKNRDLTIAMDDYIVVRSAGAYGSTMSSNYNSRSRPAEVMVDGDVAHLIRRREALAEIWKDEAILPAE; encoded by the coding sequence TTGGATTACTTTAATTATCAGGATGATGGTCAGTTATTTGCGGAACAATGTGCCGTTGCAGACGTAGCAGACAAATTTGGTACGCCGACGTATGTATACAGCAGAGCGACAATTGAACGTCATTGGCATGCATTTAATGATGCTGCTGGTGCGCATCCGCATTTGGTTTGTTATGCCGTAAAAGCTAATTCAAATATTGCAGTGTTAAATGTGTTGGCACGTTTGGGCTCGGGTTTTGATATCGTATCTGGTGGCGAGCTATTACGCGTAATTGCGGCCGGTGGTGATGCAAGTAAAGTTGTGTTCTCTGGTGTTGGTAAAACTATAGCTGAAATTAATTTAGCACTCGATCATCATATTCATTGTTTTAATGTCGAATCGACGGCTGAGTTGGAACGTATTAATGACGTTGCCGTGGGCCGTGGAATACAGGCACCTATATCGATTCGAGTGAATCCTAATATTGATGCGGGTACTCATCCTTATATTTCTACCGGTTTAAAAGAAAATAAATTTGGTATCGATATTGATTTAGCTGAAGGCGTTTATCAAGCTGCGAGTAAAATGCCGGGTATTAAATTAAAAGGCGTTGATTGCCATATTGGTTCACAATTAACAGAGTTATCACCCTTTTTAGATGCTGTTGATAAGCTCCTGCTGTTGATTGATAAATTATCTTCGCAAGGTATTGTACTGGAACATCTTGATGTTGGTGGAGGCTTAGGCGTCTCTTATGATGGCGAAACACCTCCACAACCTGCTGAATATGCGCAGGCATTAAAAGATAAATTAGCAGGTCGTAAACTGTCACTTATTTTTGAACCAGGTCGTGCCATCATGGCTAATGCCGGTGTTTTAGTGAGTAAAGTTGAGTATATTAAACTTACGGAGCATAAAAACTTTGCTATCGTTGATGCAGCCATGAACGATCTTATTCGTCCTGCGTTATACAGTGCGTGGCAAGCAATTGCGCCAGTGAATAAATCATTAGAGCGTGAATGTTTAAACTATGATGTTGTTGGTCCTATTTGTGAAACCGGTGATTTCTTAGGTAAGAACCGTGATTTAACTATCGCAATGGATGATTATATTGTTGTACGTTCTGCCGGTGCTTATGGTTCAACCATGAGTTCTAATTATAATTCACGTAGTAGACCTGCCGAAGTCATGGTTGATGGAGATGTTGCACATTTAATTCGTCGTCGAGAAGCGCTTGCAGAGATCTGGAAAGACGAAGCAATTTTACCTGCAGAATAA
- the cyaY gene encoding iron donor protein CyaY — translation MTDSEFHQQVDELLISFEEIIDDSDVELDYENSNSILTLYCRDGSQIILNKQAPLHQLWVATKANGHHFAFINDAWIDNRTQQELSLVLTEAVKNQGGENVNF, via the coding sequence ATGACTGATTCAGAATTTCACCAACAGGTTGATGAACTATTAATAAGCTTTGAAGAAATCATTGATGACAGTGATGTTGAACTCGATTATGAAAACAGCAACAGTATTTTGACTCTATATTGTCGTGATGGTTCGCAAATCATCTTGAATAAACAAGCGCCATTACACCAGTTATGGGTAGCAACAAAAGCGAATGGCCATCATTTTGCATTTATCAATGATGCATGGATTGATAACCGCACCCAACAAGAATTATCACTGGTATTAACCGAAGCCGTTAAGAATCAAGGCGGTGAAAATGTTAATTTCTAA
- a CDS encoding efflux RND transporter periplasmic adaptor subunit, with protein MKTLLTSSITLALGLAAGTWFSTQATTNTTSAEPEILYWVAPMDANYRRDNPGKSPMGMDLVPIYAKKSQTTATQNTAAQEPLYWVAPMDANYRRDKPGQSPMGMDLIPVYKDASTENDAGLVTISSRVENNLGVRTQMAQRRPFITQINTVGMLEFNQDSLWQINSRVSGWIDKLYINNTGEYVTKGQPLLTLYSPELIKAQEELLNTLRIGNKTLITSAKHRLSALGINQTQIKQLTRAKKVIQNVTISAPESGYITKLAIREGAYITPSAQIIEAGLLTEIWLQAEIFESQAGQVQVGDKAKMQVDSFPGKTWLGEVDYIYPELNAATRTLKVRIKIANPDEQLKPNMFATLTLSSQQQTKAIQVPREAIIRSGTLDRIVLAKGNGQYQSIKITLGRESAGYVEVLAGLKDGDNVVTSAQFLLDSESSLTADFSRIGPPTTSNKNSIAIDHSAMADMDHSSMNMDSMDNKAMSKTTTPAVQGKDDLAWLDFDDAGEL; from the coding sequence ATGAAAACATTACTTACCAGCTCAATTACATTAGCATTGGGTCTTGCTGCAGGTACTTGGTTTAGTACACAAGCAACAACGAATACAACTAGCGCAGAACCAGAGATCCTGTATTGGGTAGCCCCAATGGATGCTAATTACCGCCGCGATAACCCCGGTAAATCACCGATGGGGATGGATTTAGTCCCCATTTATGCTAAAAAATCACAAACAACAGCAACGCAAAACACCGCAGCCCAAGAGCCGCTGTACTGGGTTGCACCGATGGATGCCAATTACCGCCGCGATAAACCGGGCCAATCACCGATGGGAATGGATTTAATCCCAGTATACAAAGATGCCTCAACGGAAAACGATGCAGGCTTAGTGACAATTTCATCACGTGTAGAAAATAATTTAGGCGTACGAACACAAATGGCACAACGTCGCCCTTTCATTACGCAAATTAATACCGTAGGCATGTTGGAGTTTAATCAAGATTCGTTATGGCAAATTAATAGTCGTGTGTCTGGTTGGATAGATAAACTCTACATCAATAATACAGGTGAGTACGTCACAAAAGGACAACCACTATTAACCTTATATTCTCCAGAGCTAATTAAAGCACAAGAAGAGTTACTCAACACACTCCGTATCGGCAATAAAACCCTCATCACATCAGCAAAACATCGTTTATCCGCATTAGGCATTAACCAAACACAGATTAAGCAGCTCACGCGTGCTAAAAAAGTGATCCAAAATGTCACTATATCAGCCCCAGAATCCGGTTATATAACCAAACTTGCGATCCGTGAAGGCGCTTATATCACGCCTTCAGCGCAGATAATAGAAGCGGGACTATTAACAGAAATATGGTTACAAGCCGAAATTTTTGAATCTCAAGCAGGTCAAGTACAAGTTGGTGACAAGGCTAAAATGCAAGTAGATAGTTTCCCTGGAAAAACCTGGTTAGGTGAAGTTGATTATATATACCCGGAATTAAATGCAGCAACCCGCACGCTGAAAGTCAGAATAAAAATAGCCAATCCTGATGAGCAATTAAAACCAAACATGTTTGCAACGTTAACGCTTAGCAGCCAACAGCAGACCAAAGCAATCCAGGTGCCACGTGAAGCTATCATCCGCTCAGGTACCTTGGACCGTATCGTACTAGCAAAAGGTAACGGCCAATATCAATCAATCAAAATCACTTTAGGCAGAGAGTCTGCAGGTTATGTTGAGGTTTTAGCCGGGCTTAAAGATGGCGATAACGTGGTTACTAGTGCGCAATTCTTGTTGGACTCAGAATCAAGCTTAACCGCAGATTTCAGCCGTATTGGTCCGCCAACAACAAGTAACAAGAACAGTATAGCAATAGATCACAGTGCAATGGCGGATATGGATCATAGCTCGATGAATATGGACAGCATGGACAATAAGGCGATGTCAAAAACAACCACACCCGCAGTTCAAGGTAAAGATGATTTAGCTTGGTTAGACTTTGATGACGCAGGAGAGCTGTAA